One window from the genome of Halopenitus persicus encodes:
- a CDS encoding ABC transporter permease has protein sequence MVAQTLRDRAVESLRQHRLEDVESYLPFALSVPVGLLYVLFLGLPLATIVHLSVQGETLWSNYLTVLTNPGYRGSILISLQIAVTVTAITTVLGLLISYFLARNDFRGKRIVIAIINFPTSLPGILIAWGIIVLVGRQGIFSLLGSAITGARSGEFAFALGFWGLLAGYTYFTLPRVTMTLLSSLENLDRELEESAYSLGASRFQTFRHVVLPEIAPGVASGIVLAFSINMVAFGTALLLAAGEVAVLPLKIYSVILGFGDYNTASALAVVLTVITLGVIMAYGYLFGGSVYE, from the coding sequence ATGGTCGCGCAAACCCTCCGAGACAGAGCGGTGGAATCCCTTCGCCAGCATCGACTCGAAGATGTCGAGTCATATCTCCCGTTTGCGTTGTCGGTGCCCGTCGGGCTGTTGTATGTGTTGTTTCTGGGTCTCCCGCTCGCGACAATCGTTCACTTGAGTGTACAGGGCGAAACACTATGGAGCAATTATCTGACGGTGCTCACGAATCCTGGCTATCGGGGTTCGATCCTGATCAGCCTGCAAATCGCGGTGACGGTCACGGCTATTACTACAGTGCTTGGATTGCTCATCTCGTATTTCCTCGCCAGGAATGACTTTCGGGGTAAACGGATCGTTATTGCCATCATCAACTTCCCTACGAGTCTTCCCGGGATCCTCATCGCATGGGGAATCATTGTCCTTGTCGGACGACAGGGCATCTTCAGTCTCCTTGGAAGCGCCATCACTGGTGCTCGATCCGGCGAGTTCGCCTTCGCGCTCGGTTTCTGGGGTCTCCTCGCTGGATACACCTACTTTACGCTCCCTCGCGTCACGATGACGCTTCTCTCGTCGCTCGAAAATCTGGACCGAGAGCTGGAGGAATCGGCCTACAGCCTTGGAGCCTCTCGGTTCCAAACGTTTCGGCACGTGGTACTGCCAGAAATCGCTCCTGGGGTTGCGAGTGGCATCGTCCTCGCGTTCAGCATCAATATGGTCGCATTCGGAACAGCGCTCCTACTCGCGGCCGGAGAGGTTGCCGTCCTGCCGTTGAAGATCTACTCCGTAATTCTCGGATTCGGTGACTATAACACTGCGTCGGCGCTCGCCGTTGTATTGACGGTGATTACGCTCGGCGTGATTATGGCCTACGGTTACCTGTTCGGAGGCAGCGTCTATGAGTAA
- a CDS encoding extracellular solute-binding protein — MPNGSKQVSDSVSRRKYLLSAGVASSIGLAGCSSVDGGGNDDVANEVIITGPLDGWANYGQLRESFMEKHPNIEWPEGTKNSGQSLNALRNEANNPNHDVAHHGITDGLKAADEELLQPYEPANVGGVPDGLVDDQNRWTTAYFGTIAIAVNTELVDSVPSGFEDLLDGAYNDTISFYNPTSAFNGFVAFTNMNLAMGGSLDNYDPGIEYLNELYEMGNIAGVPDQGLQTSFLQGQFPIYIAYDFNMYQAKYQSDMDPEQVEIVIPSELSIQVPYVVGLVNDAPRPEAGKLLIDHHLSDEGQTLFAEAFVNPSRPIEYPDEIAEQRLPDSAYESSEAIDYQQLVEVQNAARERYVNEVA, encoded by the coding sequence ATGCCCAACGGCTCGAAGCAGGTCTCTGATTCGGTATCGCGGCGTAAATACCTTTTATCGGCTGGAGTCGCAAGTTCCATCGGTTTGGCCGGCTGTAGTTCGGTTGATGGAGGTGGAAACGATGACGTCGCCAACGAGGTCATTATTACTGGACCGCTCGATGGCTGGGCGAACTATGGACAGCTCCGGGAGAGCTTTATGGAGAAACACCCCAATATCGAGTGGCCGGAGGGGACGAAAAACAGCGGCCAGTCGCTGAACGCGTTGCGAAACGAGGCGAACAACCCGAACCACGACGTGGCACATCACGGGATCACCGACGGACTCAAAGCCGCTGATGAGGAGTTGCTACAGCCCTACGAACCGGCTAACGTTGGGGGAGTTCCGGATGGGCTAGTCGACGATCAAAACCGATGGACAACCGCATACTTCGGCACGATTGCGATAGCGGTCAACACGGAACTAGTTGACTCGGTCCCCTCTGGATTCGAGGATCTACTGGATGGGGCCTACAACGATACCATTTCGTTCTACAATCCAACCTCCGCATTCAATGGATTTGTCGCCTTCACAAATATGAACCTCGCTATGGGCGGCTCTCTCGATAACTACGATCCTGGTATCGAGTACCTCAACGAACTCTACGAAATGGGTAACATCGCTGGCGTCCCGGATCAGGGGCTACAGACGAGTTTCCTTCAAGGACAGTTCCCGATCTACATCGCCTACGATTTCAATATGTATCAGGCGAAGTACCAGTCGGATATGGATCCCGAACAGGTCGAGATCGTCATCCCGTCCGAGCTCTCGATTCAAGTTCCGTACGTCGTCGGGTTGGTGAACGACGCGCCCCGGCCGGAAGCCGGCAAACTGCTGATCGATCACCATCTGAGCGACGAGGGACAGACACTGTTCGCGGAGGCGTTCGTCAATCCCTCCCGGCCGATCGAGTATCCTGACGAAATCGCCGAACAACGGCTTCCTGATAGCGCCTACGAGTCATCGGAGGCGATCGATTACCAACAGCTCGTCGAGGTACAGAACGCGGCGCGCGAACGGTACGTCAACGAAGTCGCCTGA